A window from Salmo trutta chromosome 29, fSalTru1.1, whole genome shotgun sequence encodes these proteins:
- the LOC115166731 gene encoding troponin T, fast skeletal muscle isoforms isoform X7, with translation MSDTEEVDQIEEEVVEVEVAPEAAPEEEVEEEEVEEEAEPEPEPEPEVVEEEVEEGEQDEEKPKFKVPKVPDGEKVDFDDLHKKRQNKDLIELQGLIDVHFENRKKEEEELIALKSRIEKRRSERAEIQRVRTEKDKERQARREEERLKKEEMDQRRKADDDAKKKSALTNMGSSYSSSLQKADTKRGGKKQTEREKKKKILAERRKPLNIDHLNEDKLKDKAKDLWEWMHQLESEKYEHIEKLKRQKYEVISLRNRIDELQKHSKKGAAARRRK, from the exons ATGTCTGACACTGAGGAAGT TGATCAGATCGAGG AAGAGGTAGTAGAAGTAGAGGTAGCCCCCGAGGCAGCCccagaggaggaggtagaggaagaggaggtagaggaggaggcagaACCCGAGCCTGAGCCTGAGCCTGAGGTTGTAGAGGAGGAAG TCGAGGAAGGAGAACAAGATG AGGAGAAGCCCAAGTTCAA AGTCCCTAAGGTCCCTGATGGTGAGAAGGTGGACTTTGAC GACCTCCATAAGAAGCGTCAGAACAAAGACCTGATTGAGCTGCAGGGGTTGATCGATGTCCACTTTGAGAAcaggaagaaggaggaggaggagcttaTTGCCCTCAAGTCCAGAATT gaAAAACGTAGGTCAGAGAGGGCCGAGATCCAGAGGGTACGCACAGAGAAGGACAAGGAACGCCAGGCCAGACGTGAG GAGGAGAGGCTGAAGAAGGAGGAGATGGATCAAAGGAGAAAGGCTGATGATGACGCTAAGAAGAAGTCAGCTCTGACCAACATGGGCTCCAGCTATAGCAGCTCCCTGCAGAAG GCTGACACTAAGAGAGGAGGTAAGAagcagactgagagagagaagaagaagaagatcctAGCGGAGCGACGCAAGCCTCTCAACATCGACCATCTGAACGAGGACAAGCTGAA GGATAAGGCTAAGGATCTATGGGAATGGATGCACCAACTGGAGTCTGAGAAGTACGAACACATTGAGAAACTCAAGAGGCAGAAGTATGAG GTCATCTCTCTCAGAAATCGTATTGATGAGCTTCAGAAACA CAGCAAGAAGGGAGCCGCAGCCCGCCGCAGAAAGTAA
- the LOC115166731 gene encoding troponin T, fast skeletal muscle isoforms isoform X4, with amino-acid sequence MSDTEEVDQIEEVVEVEVAPEAAPEEEVEEEEVEEEAEPEPEPEPEVVEEEEAYEEEVEEGEQDEEKPKFKVPKVPDGEKVDFDDLHKKRQNKDLIELQGLIDVHFENRKKEEEELIALKSRIEKRRSERAEIQRVRTEKDKERQARREEERLKKEEMDQRRKADDDAKKKSALTNMGSSYSSSLQKADTKRGGKKQTEREKKKKILAERRKPLNIDHLNEDKLKDKAKDLWEWMHQLESEKYEHIEKLKRQKYEVISLRNRIDELQKHSKKGAAARRRK; translated from the exons ATGTCTGACACTGAGGAAGT TGATCAGATCGAGG AGGTAGTAGAAGTAGAGGTAGCCCCCGAGGCAGCCccagaggaggaggtagaggaagaggaggtagaggaggaggcagaACCCGAGCCTGAGCCTGAGCCTGAGGTTGTAGAGGAGGAAG AGGCCTACGAAGAGGAAG TCGAGGAAGGAGAACAAGATG AGGAGAAGCCCAAGTTCAA AGTCCCTAAGGTCCCTGATGGTGAGAAGGTGGACTTTGAC GACCTCCATAAGAAGCGTCAGAACAAAGACCTGATTGAGCTGCAGGGGTTGATCGATGTCCACTTTGAGAAcaggaagaaggaggaggaggagcttaTTGCCCTCAAGTCCAGAATT gaAAAACGTAGGTCAGAGAGGGCCGAGATCCAGAGGGTACGCACAGAGAAGGACAAGGAACGCCAGGCCAGACGTGAG GAGGAGAGGCTGAAGAAGGAGGAGATGGATCAAAGGAGAAAGGCTGATGATGACGCTAAGAAGAAGTCAGCTCTGACCAACATGGGCTCCAGCTATAGCAGCTCCCTGCAGAAG GCTGACACTAAGAGAGGAGGTAAGAagcagactgagagagagaagaagaagaagatcctAGCGGAGCGACGCAAGCCTCTCAACATCGACCATCTGAACGAGGACAAGCTGAA GGATAAGGCTAAGGATCTATGGGAATGGATGCACCAACTGGAGTCTGAGAAGTACGAACACATTGAGAAACTCAAGAGGCAGAAGTATGAG GTCATCTCTCTCAGAAATCGTATTGATGAGCTTCAGAAACA CAGCAAGAAGGGAGCCGCAGCCCGCCGCAGAAAGTAA
- the LOC115166731 gene encoding troponin T, fast skeletal muscle isoforms isoform X12: MSDTEEVDQIEEVVEVEVAPEAAPEEEVEEEEVEEEAEPEPEPEPEVVEEEEEKPKFKVPKVPDGEKVDFDDLHKKRQNKDLIELQGLIDVHFENRKKEEEELIALKSRIEKRRSERAEIQRVRTEKDKERQARREEERLKKEEMDQRRKADDDAKKKSALTNMGSSYSSSLQKADTKRGGKKQTEREKKKKILAERRKPLNIDHLNEDKLKDKAKDLWEWMHQLESEKYEHIEKLKRQKYEVISLRNRIDELQKHSKKGAAARRRK; this comes from the exons ATGTCTGACACTGAGGAAGT TGATCAGATCGAGG AGGTAGTAGAAGTAGAGGTAGCCCCCGAGGCAGCCccagaggaggaggtagaggaagaggaggtagaggaggaggcagaACCCGAGCCTGAGCCTGAGCCTGAGGTTGTAGAGGAGGAAG AGGAGAAGCCCAAGTTCAA AGTCCCTAAGGTCCCTGATGGTGAGAAGGTGGACTTTGAC GACCTCCATAAGAAGCGTCAGAACAAAGACCTGATTGAGCTGCAGGGGTTGATCGATGTCCACTTTGAGAAcaggaagaaggaggaggaggagcttaTTGCCCTCAAGTCCAGAATT gaAAAACGTAGGTCAGAGAGGGCCGAGATCCAGAGGGTACGCACAGAGAAGGACAAGGAACGCCAGGCCAGACGTGAG GAGGAGAGGCTGAAGAAGGAGGAGATGGATCAAAGGAGAAAGGCTGATGATGACGCTAAGAAGAAGTCAGCTCTGACCAACATGGGCTCCAGCTATAGCAGCTCCCTGCAGAAG GCTGACACTAAGAGAGGAGGTAAGAagcagactgagagagagaagaagaagaagatcctAGCGGAGCGACGCAAGCCTCTCAACATCGACCATCTGAACGAGGACAAGCTGAA GGATAAGGCTAAGGATCTATGGGAATGGATGCACCAACTGGAGTCTGAGAAGTACGAACACATTGAGAAACTCAAGAGGCAGAAGTATGAG GTCATCTCTCTCAGAAATCGTATTGATGAGCTTCAGAAACA CAGCAAGAAGGGAGCCGCAGCCCGCCGCAGAAAGTAA
- the LOC115166731 gene encoding troponin T, fast skeletal muscle isoforms isoform X11 translates to MSDTEEVDQIEEEVVEVEVAPEAAPEEEVEEEEVEEEAEPEPEPEPEVVEEEEEKPKFKVPKVPDGEKVDFDDLHKKRQNKDLIELQGLIDVHFENRKKEEEELIALKSRIEKRRSERAEIQRVRTEKDKERQARREEERLKKEEMDQRRKADDDAKKKSALTNMGSSYSSSLQKADTKRGGKKQTEREKKKKILAERRKPLNIDHLNEDKLKDKAKDLWEWMHQLESEKYEHIEKLKRQKYEVISLRNRIDELQKHSKKGAAARRRK, encoded by the exons ATGTCTGACACTGAGGAAGT TGATCAGATCGAGG AAGAGGTAGTAGAAGTAGAGGTAGCCCCCGAGGCAGCCccagaggaggaggtagaggaagaggaggtagaggaggaggcagaACCCGAGCCTGAGCCTGAGCCTGAGGTTGTAGAGGAGGAAG AGGAGAAGCCCAAGTTCAA AGTCCCTAAGGTCCCTGATGGTGAGAAGGTGGACTTTGAC GACCTCCATAAGAAGCGTCAGAACAAAGACCTGATTGAGCTGCAGGGGTTGATCGATGTCCACTTTGAGAAcaggaagaaggaggaggaggagcttaTTGCCCTCAAGTCCAGAATT gaAAAACGTAGGTCAGAGAGGGCCGAGATCCAGAGGGTACGCACAGAGAAGGACAAGGAACGCCAGGCCAGACGTGAG GAGGAGAGGCTGAAGAAGGAGGAGATGGATCAAAGGAGAAAGGCTGATGATGACGCTAAGAAGAAGTCAGCTCTGACCAACATGGGCTCCAGCTATAGCAGCTCCCTGCAGAAG GCTGACACTAAGAGAGGAGGTAAGAagcagactgagagagagaagaagaagaagatcctAGCGGAGCGACGCAAGCCTCTCAACATCGACCATCTGAACGAGGACAAGCTGAA GGATAAGGCTAAGGATCTATGGGAATGGATGCACCAACTGGAGTCTGAGAAGTACGAACACATTGAGAAACTCAAGAGGCAGAAGTATGAG GTCATCTCTCTCAGAAATCGTATTGATGAGCTTCAGAAACA CAGCAAGAAGGGAGCCGCAGCCCGCCGCAGAAAGTAA
- the LOC115166731 gene encoding troponin T, fast skeletal muscle isoforms isoform X9 yields MSDTEEVDQIEEVVEVEVAPEAAPEEEVEEEEVEEEAEPEPEPEPEVVEEEEAYEEEEEKPKFKVPKVPDGEKVDFDDLHKKRQNKDLIELQGLIDVHFENRKKEEEELIALKSRIEKRRSERAEIQRVRTEKDKERQARREEERLKKEEMDQRRKADDDAKKKSALTNMGSSYSSSLQKADTKRGGKKQTEREKKKKILAERRKPLNIDHLNEDKLKDKAKDLWEWMHQLESEKYEHIEKLKRQKYEVISLRNRIDELQKHSKKGAAARRRK; encoded by the exons ATGTCTGACACTGAGGAAGT TGATCAGATCGAGG AGGTAGTAGAAGTAGAGGTAGCCCCCGAGGCAGCCccagaggaggaggtagaggaagaggaggtagaggaggaggcagaACCCGAGCCTGAGCCTGAGCCTGAGGTTGTAGAGGAGGAAG AGGCCTACGAAGAGGAAG AGGAGAAGCCCAAGTTCAA AGTCCCTAAGGTCCCTGATGGTGAGAAGGTGGACTTTGAC GACCTCCATAAGAAGCGTCAGAACAAAGACCTGATTGAGCTGCAGGGGTTGATCGATGTCCACTTTGAGAAcaggaagaaggaggaggaggagcttaTTGCCCTCAAGTCCAGAATT gaAAAACGTAGGTCAGAGAGGGCCGAGATCCAGAGGGTACGCACAGAGAAGGACAAGGAACGCCAGGCCAGACGTGAG GAGGAGAGGCTGAAGAAGGAGGAGATGGATCAAAGGAGAAAGGCTGATGATGACGCTAAGAAGAAGTCAGCTCTGACCAACATGGGCTCCAGCTATAGCAGCTCCCTGCAGAAG GCTGACACTAAGAGAGGAGGTAAGAagcagactgagagagagaagaagaagaagatcctAGCGGAGCGACGCAAGCCTCTCAACATCGACCATCTGAACGAGGACAAGCTGAA GGATAAGGCTAAGGATCTATGGGAATGGATGCACCAACTGGAGTCTGAGAAGTACGAACACATTGAGAAACTCAAGAGGCAGAAGTATGAG GTCATCTCTCTCAGAAATCGTATTGATGAGCTTCAGAAACA CAGCAAGAAGGGAGCCGCAGCCCGCCGCAGAAAGTAA
- the LOC115166731 gene encoding troponin T, fast skeletal muscle isoforms isoform X13 has product MSDTEEVDQIEDEEEAYEEEVEEGEQDEEKPKFKVPKVPDGEKVDFDDLHKKRQNKDLIELQGLIDVHFENRKKEEEELIALKSRIEKRRSERAEIQRVRTEKDKERQARREEERLKKEEMDQRRKADDDAKKKSALTNMGSSYSSSLQKADTKRGGKKQTEREKKKKILAERRKPLNIDHLNEDKLKDKAKDLWEWMHQLESEKYEHIEKLKRQKYEVISLRNRIDELQKHSKKGAAARRRK; this is encoded by the exons ATGTCTGACACTGAGGAAGT TGATCAGATCGAGG ACGAGGAag AGGCCTACGAAGAGGAAG TCGAGGAAGGAGAACAAGATG AGGAGAAGCCCAAGTTCAA AGTCCCTAAGGTCCCTGATGGTGAGAAGGTGGACTTTGAC GACCTCCATAAGAAGCGTCAGAACAAAGACCTGATTGAGCTGCAGGGGTTGATCGATGTCCACTTTGAGAAcaggaagaaggaggaggaggagcttaTTGCCCTCAAGTCCAGAATT gaAAAACGTAGGTCAGAGAGGGCCGAGATCCAGAGGGTACGCACAGAGAAGGACAAGGAACGCCAGGCCAGACGTGAG GAGGAGAGGCTGAAGAAGGAGGAGATGGATCAAAGGAGAAAGGCTGATGATGACGCTAAGAAGAAGTCAGCTCTGACCAACATGGGCTCCAGCTATAGCAGCTCCCTGCAGAAG GCTGACACTAAGAGAGGAGGTAAGAagcagactgagagagagaagaagaagaagatcctAGCGGAGCGACGCAAGCCTCTCAACATCGACCATCTGAACGAGGACAAGCTGAA GGATAAGGCTAAGGATCTATGGGAATGGATGCACCAACTGGAGTCTGAGAAGTACGAACACATTGAGAAACTCAAGAGGCAGAAGTATGAG GTCATCTCTCTCAGAAATCGTATTGATGAGCTTCAGAAACA CAGCAAGAAGGGAGCCGCAGCCCGCCGCAGAAAGTAA
- the LOC115166731 gene encoding troponin T, fast skeletal muscle isoforms isoform X17 has product MSDTEEVDQIEDEEEEKPKFKVPKVPDGEKVDFDDLHKKRQNKDLIELQGLIDVHFENRKKEEEELIALKSRIEKRRSERAEIQRVRTEKDKERQARREEERLKKEEMDQRRKADDDAKKKSALTNMGSSYSSSLQKADTKRGGKKQTEREKKKKILAERRKPLNIDHLNEDKLKDKAKDLWEWMHQLESEKYEHIEKLKRQKYEVISLRNRIDELQKHSKKGAAARRRK; this is encoded by the exons ATGTCTGACACTGAGGAAGT TGATCAGATCGAGG ACGAGGAag AGGAGAAGCCCAAGTTCAA AGTCCCTAAGGTCCCTGATGGTGAGAAGGTGGACTTTGAC GACCTCCATAAGAAGCGTCAGAACAAAGACCTGATTGAGCTGCAGGGGTTGATCGATGTCCACTTTGAGAAcaggaagaaggaggaggaggagcttaTTGCCCTCAAGTCCAGAATT gaAAAACGTAGGTCAGAGAGGGCCGAGATCCAGAGGGTACGCACAGAGAAGGACAAGGAACGCCAGGCCAGACGTGAG GAGGAGAGGCTGAAGAAGGAGGAGATGGATCAAAGGAGAAAGGCTGATGATGACGCTAAGAAGAAGTCAGCTCTGACCAACATGGGCTCCAGCTATAGCAGCTCCCTGCAGAAG GCTGACACTAAGAGAGGAGGTAAGAagcagactgagagagagaagaagaagaagatcctAGCGGAGCGACGCAAGCCTCTCAACATCGACCATCTGAACGAGGACAAGCTGAA GGATAAGGCTAAGGATCTATGGGAATGGATGCACCAACTGGAGTCTGAGAAGTACGAACACATTGAGAAACTCAAGAGGCAGAAGTATGAG GTCATCTCTCTCAGAAATCGTATTGATGAGCTTCAGAAACA CAGCAAGAAGGGAGCCGCAGCCCGCCGCAGAAAGTAA
- the LOC115166731 gene encoding troponin T, fast skeletal muscle isoforms isoform X3, producing MSDTEEVDQIEEEVVEVEVAPEAAPEEEVEEEEVEEEAEPEPEPEPEVVEEEEAYEEEVEEGEQDEEKPKFKVPKVPDGEKVDFDDLHKKRQNKDLIELQGLIDVHFENRKKEEEELIALKSRIEKRRSERAEIQRVRTEKDKERQARREEERLKKEEMDQRRKADDDAKKKSALTNMGSSYSSSLQKADTKRGGKKQTEREKKKKILAERRKPLNIDHLNEDKLKDKAKDLWEWMHQLESEKYEHIEKLKRQKYEVISLRNRIDELQKHSKKGAAARRRK from the exons ATGTCTGACACTGAGGAAGT TGATCAGATCGAGG AAGAGGTAGTAGAAGTAGAGGTAGCCCCCGAGGCAGCCccagaggaggaggtagaggaagaggaggtagaggaggaggcagaACCCGAGCCTGAGCCTGAGCCTGAGGTTGTAGAGGAGGAAG AGGCCTACGAAGAGGAAG TCGAGGAAGGAGAACAAGATG AGGAGAAGCCCAAGTTCAA AGTCCCTAAGGTCCCTGATGGTGAGAAGGTGGACTTTGAC GACCTCCATAAGAAGCGTCAGAACAAAGACCTGATTGAGCTGCAGGGGTTGATCGATGTCCACTTTGAGAAcaggaagaaggaggaggaggagcttaTTGCCCTCAAGTCCAGAATT gaAAAACGTAGGTCAGAGAGGGCCGAGATCCAGAGGGTACGCACAGAGAAGGACAAGGAACGCCAGGCCAGACGTGAG GAGGAGAGGCTGAAGAAGGAGGAGATGGATCAAAGGAGAAAGGCTGATGATGACGCTAAGAAGAAGTCAGCTCTGACCAACATGGGCTCCAGCTATAGCAGCTCCCTGCAGAAG GCTGACACTAAGAGAGGAGGTAAGAagcagactgagagagagaagaagaagaagatcctAGCGGAGCGACGCAAGCCTCTCAACATCGACCATCTGAACGAGGACAAGCTGAA GGATAAGGCTAAGGATCTATGGGAATGGATGCACCAACTGGAGTCTGAGAAGTACGAACACATTGAGAAACTCAAGAGGCAGAAGTATGAG GTCATCTCTCTCAGAAATCGTATTGATGAGCTTCAGAAACA CAGCAAGAAGGGAGCCGCAGCCCGCCGCAGAAAGTAA
- the LOC115166731 gene encoding troponin T, fast skeletal muscle isoforms isoform X8 yields the protein MSDTEEVDQIEEEVVEVEVAPEAAPEEEVEEEEVEEEAEPEPEPEPEVVEEEEAYEEEEEKPKFKVPKVPDGEKVDFDDLHKKRQNKDLIELQGLIDVHFENRKKEEEELIALKSRIEKRRSERAEIQRVRTEKDKERQARREEERLKKEEMDQRRKADDDAKKKSALTNMGSSYSSSLQKADTKRGGKKQTEREKKKKILAERRKPLNIDHLNEDKLKDKAKDLWEWMHQLESEKYEHIEKLKRQKYEVISLRNRIDELQKHSKKGAAARRRK from the exons ATGTCTGACACTGAGGAAGT TGATCAGATCGAGG AAGAGGTAGTAGAAGTAGAGGTAGCCCCCGAGGCAGCCccagaggaggaggtagaggaagaggaggtagaggaggaggcagaACCCGAGCCTGAGCCTGAGCCTGAGGTTGTAGAGGAGGAAG AGGCCTACGAAGAGGAAG AGGAGAAGCCCAAGTTCAA AGTCCCTAAGGTCCCTGATGGTGAGAAGGTGGACTTTGAC GACCTCCATAAGAAGCGTCAGAACAAAGACCTGATTGAGCTGCAGGGGTTGATCGATGTCCACTTTGAGAAcaggaagaaggaggaggaggagcttaTTGCCCTCAAGTCCAGAATT gaAAAACGTAGGTCAGAGAGGGCCGAGATCCAGAGGGTACGCACAGAGAAGGACAAGGAACGCCAGGCCAGACGTGAG GAGGAGAGGCTGAAGAAGGAGGAGATGGATCAAAGGAGAAAGGCTGATGATGACGCTAAGAAGAAGTCAGCTCTGACCAACATGGGCTCCAGCTATAGCAGCTCCCTGCAGAAG GCTGACACTAAGAGAGGAGGTAAGAagcagactgagagagagaagaagaagaagatcctAGCGGAGCGACGCAAGCCTCTCAACATCGACCATCTGAACGAGGACAAGCTGAA GGATAAGGCTAAGGATCTATGGGAATGGATGCACCAACTGGAGTCTGAGAAGTACGAACACATTGAGAAACTCAAGAGGCAGAAGTATGAG GTCATCTCTCTCAGAAATCGTATTGATGAGCTTCAGAAACA CAGCAAGAAGGGAGCCGCAGCCCGCCGCAGAAAGTAA
- the LOC115166731 gene encoding troponin T, fast skeletal muscle isoforms isoform X10, which yields MSDTEEVDQIEDEEEEVVEVEVAPEAAPEEEVEEEEVEEEAEPEPEPEPEVVEEEEEKPKFKVPKVPDGEKVDFDDLHKKRQNKDLIELQGLIDVHFENRKKEEEELIALKSRIEKRRSERAEIQRVRTEKDKERQARREEERLKKEEMDQRRKADDDAKKKSALTNMGSSYSSSLQKADTKRGGKKQTEREKKKKILAERRKPLNIDHLNEDKLKDKAKDLWEWMHQLESEKYEHIEKLKRQKYEVISLRNRIDELQKHSKKGAAARRRK from the exons ATGTCTGACACTGAGGAAGT TGATCAGATCGAGG ACGAGGAag AAGAGGTAGTAGAAGTAGAGGTAGCCCCCGAGGCAGCCccagaggaggaggtagaggaagaggaggtagaggaggaggcagaACCCGAGCCTGAGCCTGAGCCTGAGGTTGTAGAGGAGGAAG AGGAGAAGCCCAAGTTCAA AGTCCCTAAGGTCCCTGATGGTGAGAAGGTGGACTTTGAC GACCTCCATAAGAAGCGTCAGAACAAAGACCTGATTGAGCTGCAGGGGTTGATCGATGTCCACTTTGAGAAcaggaagaaggaggaggaggagcttaTTGCCCTCAAGTCCAGAATT gaAAAACGTAGGTCAGAGAGGGCCGAGATCCAGAGGGTACGCACAGAGAAGGACAAGGAACGCCAGGCCAGACGTGAG GAGGAGAGGCTGAAGAAGGAGGAGATGGATCAAAGGAGAAAGGCTGATGATGACGCTAAGAAGAAGTCAGCTCTGACCAACATGGGCTCCAGCTATAGCAGCTCCCTGCAGAAG GCTGACACTAAGAGAGGAGGTAAGAagcagactgagagagagaagaagaagaagatcctAGCGGAGCGACGCAAGCCTCTCAACATCGACCATCTGAACGAGGACAAGCTGAA GGATAAGGCTAAGGATCTATGGGAATGGATGCACCAACTGGAGTCTGAGAAGTACGAACACATTGAGAAACTCAAGAGGCAGAAGTATGAG GTCATCTCTCTCAGAAATCGTATTGATGAGCTTCAGAAACA CAGCAAGAAGGGAGCCGCAGCCCGCCGCAGAAAGTAA
- the LOC115166731 gene encoding troponin T, fast skeletal muscle isoforms isoform X2, which yields MSDTEEVDQIEDEEEVVEVEVAPEAAPEEEVEEEEVEEEAEPEPEPEPEVVEEEEAYEEEVEEGEQDEEKPKFKVPKVPDGEKVDFDDLHKKRQNKDLIELQGLIDVHFENRKKEEEELIALKSRIEKRRSERAEIQRVRTEKDKERQARREEERLKKEEMDQRRKADDDAKKKSALTNMGSSYSSSLQKADTKRGGKKQTEREKKKKILAERRKPLNIDHLNEDKLKDKAKDLWEWMHQLESEKYEHIEKLKRQKYEVISLRNRIDELQKHSKKGAAARRRK from the exons ATGTCTGACACTGAGGAAGT TGATCAGATCGAGG ACGAGGAag AGGTAGTAGAAGTAGAGGTAGCCCCCGAGGCAGCCccagaggaggaggtagaggaagaggaggtagaggaggaggcagaACCCGAGCCTGAGCCTGAGCCTGAGGTTGTAGAGGAGGAAG AGGCCTACGAAGAGGAAG TCGAGGAAGGAGAACAAGATG AGGAGAAGCCCAAGTTCAA AGTCCCTAAGGTCCCTGATGGTGAGAAGGTGGACTTTGAC GACCTCCATAAGAAGCGTCAGAACAAAGACCTGATTGAGCTGCAGGGGTTGATCGATGTCCACTTTGAGAAcaggaagaaggaggaggaggagcttaTTGCCCTCAAGTCCAGAATT gaAAAACGTAGGTCAGAGAGGGCCGAGATCCAGAGGGTACGCACAGAGAAGGACAAGGAACGCCAGGCCAGACGTGAG GAGGAGAGGCTGAAGAAGGAGGAGATGGATCAAAGGAGAAAGGCTGATGATGACGCTAAGAAGAAGTCAGCTCTGACCAACATGGGCTCCAGCTATAGCAGCTCCCTGCAGAAG GCTGACACTAAGAGAGGAGGTAAGAagcagactgagagagagaagaagaagaagatcctAGCGGAGCGACGCAAGCCTCTCAACATCGACCATCTGAACGAGGACAAGCTGAA GGATAAGGCTAAGGATCTATGGGAATGGATGCACCAACTGGAGTCTGAGAAGTACGAACACATTGAGAAACTCAAGAGGCAGAAGTATGAG GTCATCTCTCTCAGAAATCGTATTGATGAGCTTCAGAAACA CAGCAAGAAGGGAGCCGCAGCCCGCCGCAGAAAGTAA
- the LOC115166731 gene encoding troponin T, fast skeletal muscle isoforms isoform X6, with product MSDTEEVDQIEDEEEEVVEVEVAPEAAPEEEVEEEEVEEEAEPEPEPEPEVVEEEEAYEEEEEKPKFKVPKVPDGEKVDFDDLHKKRQNKDLIELQGLIDVHFENRKKEEEELIALKSRIEKRRSERAEIQRVRTEKDKERQARREEERLKKEEMDQRRKADDDAKKKSALTNMGSSYSSSLQKADTKRGGKKQTEREKKKKILAERRKPLNIDHLNEDKLKDKAKDLWEWMHQLESEKYEHIEKLKRQKYEVISLRNRIDELQKHSKKGAAARRRK from the exons ATGTCTGACACTGAGGAAGT TGATCAGATCGAGG ACGAGGAag AAGAGGTAGTAGAAGTAGAGGTAGCCCCCGAGGCAGCCccagaggaggaggtagaggaagaggaggtagaggaggaggcagaACCCGAGCCTGAGCCTGAGCCTGAGGTTGTAGAGGAGGAAG AGGCCTACGAAGAGGAAG AGGAGAAGCCCAAGTTCAA AGTCCCTAAGGTCCCTGATGGTGAGAAGGTGGACTTTGAC GACCTCCATAAGAAGCGTCAGAACAAAGACCTGATTGAGCTGCAGGGGTTGATCGATGTCCACTTTGAGAAcaggaagaaggaggaggaggagcttaTTGCCCTCAAGTCCAGAATT gaAAAACGTAGGTCAGAGAGGGCCGAGATCCAGAGGGTACGCACAGAGAAGGACAAGGAACGCCAGGCCAGACGTGAG GAGGAGAGGCTGAAGAAGGAGGAGATGGATCAAAGGAGAAAGGCTGATGATGACGCTAAGAAGAAGTCAGCTCTGACCAACATGGGCTCCAGCTATAGCAGCTCCCTGCAGAAG GCTGACACTAAGAGAGGAGGTAAGAagcagactgagagagagaagaagaagaagatcctAGCGGAGCGACGCAAGCCTCTCAACATCGACCATCTGAACGAGGACAAGCTGAA GGATAAGGCTAAGGATCTATGGGAATGGATGCACCAACTGGAGTCTGAGAAGTACGAACACATTGAGAAACTCAAGAGGCAGAAGTATGAG GTCATCTCTCTCAGAAATCGTATTGATGAGCTTCAGAAACA CAGCAAGAAGGGAGCCGCAGCCCGCCGCAGAAAGTAA